The nucleotide window GGCCCTTTTGCCGGAGGTCCCTTTGGAATCCCTCGAGGAAGGGGGTGGTCTTCTTACGGCCCGTACCGAACGGGGACGATGTGAGGTTCTTTGTTTTTCTCCCCGTCACGACCTTACCCTTCCCCGGATGCCGGTAGAACAAATAGAAAAGGTAATTCGGGTATGGAAAGAACGATACGAAGCCTTAGGCGCGGAGCCCTACATTTCGTATGTACAGATCTTTGAGAATCGGGGATCCATCATGGGCTGTTCCAATCCCCATCCCCATGGACAGATTTGGGCCACCGAACATCTACCGGATTTACCTGCCCGGGAAGATCGCATGCAGCGCTCTTATCAAAAAGAAAAGGCCCACTGTCTGTTGTGCGATTACCTCCAGTTAGAACTACAAAAGCAAGAACGCATCATTTTTGAAAACCCCTCCTTTGTAGCCCTTGTACCTTTCTGGGCAGTCTGGCCTTACGAAGTAATGATCCTGCCAAAGCGGCACATGGCAGCCATTAACCAGTTCACGGACCAGGAAATTCATGATTTTGGAGATGCCCTCAAGCGGATGGGGACTCGCTATGATAATCTTTTCCTTACCAACTTCCCCTATTCGATGGGGTTCCATCAAAAACCAACTAAGGCGGTAACTGCGGAAGGTCCCATAGAACCAGCTCTTCAGGAAGCATCGTGGCATTTCCATGTACACTATTTCCCGCCACTCCTTCGCAGTGCCACGGTACGCAAATTCATGGTTGGTTTTGAACTGCTTGCCATGCCCCAGCGGGATATTACCCCTGAAGCAGCGGCAGAGCGATTGCGGAACCTTTCGGAACAACACTACATGGAACAGCAAGTTGAGGAGACCCATCAATGAAAGCCCAGGAATTACTTCGTCAATTTACCGGTGAAAAGGCCCGCCAGCTCTTCACAGAACTCTATGGGGAAGATGAAGTCGATCGGGCCGTGAATCGATATACCACCCTCTTGCAGCAGAGTATCCAGGCCTTTCCTGAAATAGCCAGTGGTGATGTCCATGTGTTTA belongs to Treponema sp. J25 and includes:
- a CDS encoding UDP-glucose--hexose-1-phosphate uridylyltransferase, which produces MHLADYPQRRYNPLAGEWVLVSPHRTKRPWQGQVEKPTIDTQPTYDPTCYLCPGNERAGGVKNPVYQDVFVFPNDFAALLPEVPLESLEEGGGLLTARTERGRCEVLCFSPRHDLTLPRMPVEQIEKVIRVWKERYEALGAEPYISYVQIFENRGSIMGCSNPHPHGQIWATEHLPDLPAREDRMQRSYQKEKAHCLLCDYLQLELQKQERIIFENPSFVALVPFWAVWPYEVMILPKRHMAAINQFTDQEIHDFGDALKRMGTRYDNLFLTNFPYSMGFHQKPTKAVTAEGPIEPALQEASWHFHVHYFPPLLRSATVRKFMVGFELLAMPQRDITPEAAAERLRNLSEQHYMEQQVEETHQ